The Alphaproteobacteria bacterium DNA segment CGTCCAATTTGCGATCTTTGTCTTGCAGCAGGCTTTCATTCAGCGATTCCGCAGGCCAGATTTGCCAGCGCAGACTGTCTTTTTGCACGATGGCCCCCGTTGTCAGGGGTTTGGCGGCGACCATCACCTTGACCGGCGGCGGTCCCTTGGCGGCTTCGGCCACGGGCTGTTGTCGCTTTCCTGCCAATGTGCGCGCGGCCTGGACGGTGCCCAAGACGACGACGGCTGCGATTACCAGCAGGATAATTTGTTTGGGATTCATGATTGATCCTCCCTCTACTTAGCCGTCAGCACGGATAACGCCAGCCCAGCCAGCACCGTGCTGGCTCCGGCGGCGATCGCCACGCCATAGGGAATGCGAGTCTTGAATGTGAAGTCCGGCGTCAGTTCCGGCTTTCCTTCCATTTTGTCCGGTTCAGCGTCCGTCTTGGCGGAGGGGAACCACAGTGTGCGCGCAACGGTCATGCAGACCAGCGCCATGGCCACTACCCCACCGGCTAGGGCCGTGATGATCAGATACGCCACGATGTCCGAAGGCCCAGCCCATATACCGGCCGCCGCCAGCATTTTGGCATCGCCGCCGCCAAATTTGCCGGTGCGATAGGCCAATGCGCCAAACGCGAAAAGCGCGGCGGCAAAAGCCAGATTCCACCACCATTCCATCGGAACGGGACTGACCAGCACATAAAGCGGGAACAAAAGGACCAAGGCCAAACAATAGGCATTGGGAATGCGGAAGTGACGCACATCCTCGATCGCGGCGGCCAGCACCACGACGCCCGCGCCGCATAATATCCCAAGGGGCACCAGATGGTTGCTCAGCCCATCCATGCTCGGCTCTCCTGATATTTACCAATCTCATGCCCAGCACTAGAGGGTTTAGGTGAAAGTTCGGTTAACCAGACTCAACAAATGCTGTTGGATAAACGAAACGTGGTTTCATGCGGCTAGAAGAGGACATCATGCCGCAGGCCGTATTTTTCTAGGACGAACCGCTGCCAAGCGGCGGAGATTCATCAAATCTCCACATCATTCTGCCTATTCCTGGGCTTTCCTTTCCGGCGGCTCGGGCCTAGGATGCTGCATGATGATGATCCGACATGGCGTCAGACTGATCCTTGTACGATAAAGGTTTTTTGTGGATGCCTTCCTCGTTTGCCGCTTCTTCCTTTCGTAACGACCGGATGCCGGACGCGCTGGCGCGCTTGGCGTCGCATCTGTCAGTCGAGATGGCGACCGTTGACCGGCTGATCCTGGAACATGTTTCGGGCAAGGTACCGTTAATAGGTCAGGTCGCGCGGCATTTGATCGCGGCTGGCGGTAAGCGCATCCGTCCTTTGCTGACTTTGGCCAGCGCAAGTCTGTTCGATGATCGCAGCGGTCGCGCCCATGCCTTGGCGGCCTGCGTGGAGTTCATCCACACAGCCACCTTGCTGCATGATGATGTGGTGGATGACAGCCACCAAAGACGGGGCAAACCTTCGGCAAACGCGGCTTTTGGCAATCCGGCCAGCATTCTGGTGGGGGATTTCTTGTTCAGCCGCGCCTTTCAGTTGATGGTCGCGGATGGCTCGCTTGAGGTGCTGAGGCTGCTGAGCGACACATCGGCCACCATCGCGCAAGGCGAGGTGCATCAACTGGCCGTGATGCATGATCTGGCGGCGGATGAGGAAAGCTATCTGCAGGTCATATCGGCCAAAACGGCGGCGCTGTTCGCCGCCGCCTGTGAGATCGGGGCCGTGATCGCCACAAGAAGCGAAGCCGAACGCGCGGCACTGCGCGCATACGGCATGGCGCTTGGCATCGCCTTTCAAATCATGGATGACGTGCTGGACTATGATTCAGGCAATACGACGCTGGGCAAAGAGTCGGGTCGTGATTTTCGTGAAGGCAAGCTGACATTACCCACGATCTATGCCTTGCGATCGGCGGGCACGGATGAACAGGCATTCTGGCGGCGCACGATGGGCGACCTGTCCCAGCAAGAAGGCGATTTAGAGCAAGCCTGCCGGTTGATCGAATCCTGCGGCGCGACCGAGCAGGCGCGCCAAAAGGCGAACGACTATGCCGCCGCCGCGCAAAAGGCGTTAGAGGGCCTGCCCGCCTCGCCCTTGCGCGATCTGCTGGGCGAGGTGGCGGCCTACACCGTCACTCGCCAGCATTGATCCGGTTTTAGATTGTGCACAAAAGCCGTTGGGCCTGAGCGTAACGCGCCGCCGTCTTTTGAATGACATCCTGGGGTAAGCGAGGGGCGGGAGGCTCTTTGTTCCATCCACTTGCCGTCAACCAATCGCGCACATATTGCTTGTCGAAGCTGGGTGGATTCCTGCCAACCTGATATTTGTTTGCGGACCAGAAACGCGATGAATCGGACGTCAGAGCCTCATCCATCAGAACAAGTTTGCCGTTCCTGTCGGTGCCGAACTCGAATTTGGTGTCGGCGATGATGATCCCTTTTCCCAGAGCATGCTTGGCGGCTTTGATGTACAGAGCCAGGCTGGCTGTGCGTACCTGCGCGGCCATGTCGGCCCCCAGAAGCTGCACGGTGTCGTCATAAGTGATGTTTTGATCATGCTCGCCAATGGCCGCCTTGGTGGAGGGGGTGTAGATCGGCTCGTCCAGCTTCTGCGCCAATTGCAAATGTTCTGGCAGGACGATACCACCCACTTGGCCCGTCTTTTGATAGTCGGACCAGCCCGAACCGATGATATAGCCCCGCACGATCGCCTCGACAGGCAGCGGTTTCAAGCGGCGCACCACCATGGATCGGTTGGCCGCCCAGGCCAACTCATTGGGATCTTCCAAGATGTTGGCAACAGAAATATCTTTGACCAGGTGATTGGGGATAACATTTTTCGTCAGGCCAAACCAGAACAAGGACATTTGGGTTAGCACCTCGCCTTTGCCGGGAATCGTATCGTCCAGCACCACGTCAAAGGCCGAAATGCGATCCGACGCGACCATCAGCATCAGATAGGGGTTGATCTCATACAAATCACGCACCTTGCCTGAATGCAGATGCTTGAGTGTCTTGATTTCTGGTTCGGACATCGATTCCCCCGATATCATTGTTGCTGAGTTCCGCACGCATAGAACGGACCTATTCCTGAGTCAAGATAATTGGAGTGACGCGAATGGAGTGGTGCCTATGTCCCGCTTTGCTGGGTGAACACGAAGCAATCCATGCCTTATTCGTAAGGGAACACGATCTCTAGCGAGAATTCCGTCCATCTGAGGTGACGATTGATGGCCATCATTAGAACTTCAGAACATGAATCCCTGCCGGCGGTTCCATGCGATACCGATTTGTTTGCCGACAACGACTTCTTAAGGGGTTCTGTGCTGTAATGTCGTGTGTTTTTCTGCTCGGC contains these protein-coding regions:
- a CDS encoding phosphoribosylaminoimidazolesuccinocarboxamide synthase, producing the protein MSEPEIKTLKHLHSGKVRDLYEINPYLMLMVASDRISAFDVVLDDTIPGKGEVLTQMSLFWFGLTKNVIPNHLVKDISVANILEDPNELAWAANRSMVVRRLKPLPVEAIVRGYIIGSGWSDYQKTGQVGGIVLPEHLQLAQKLDEPIYTPSTKAAIGEHDQNITYDDTVQLLGADMAAQVRTASLALYIKAAKHALGKGIIIADTKFEFGTDRNGKLVLMDEALTSDSSRFWSANKYQVGRNPPSFDKQYVRDWLTASGWNKEPPAPRLPQDVIQKTAARYAQAQRLLCTI
- a CDS encoding prepilin peptidase gives rise to the protein MDGLSNHLVPLGILCGAGVVVLAAAIEDVRHFRIPNAYCLALVLLFPLYVLVSPVPMEWWWNLAFAAALFAFGALAYRTGKFGGGDAKMLAAAGIWAGPSDIVAYLIITALAGGVVAMALVCMTVARTLWFPSAKTDAEPDKMEGKPELTPDFTFKTRIPYGVAIAAGASTVLAGLALSVLTAK
- a CDS encoding polyprenyl synthetase family protein; the protein is MPSSFAASSFRNDRMPDALARLASHLSVEMATVDRLILEHVSGKVPLIGQVARHLIAAGGKRIRPLLTLASASLFDDRSGRAHALAACVEFIHTATLLHDDVVDDSHQRRGKPSANAAFGNPASILVGDFLFSRAFQLMVADGSLEVLRLLSDTSATIAQGEVHQLAVMHDLAADEESYLQVISAKTAALFAAACEIGAVIATRSEAERAALRAYGMALGIAFQIMDDVLDYDSGNTTLGKESGRDFREGKLTLPTIYALRSAGTDEQAFWRRTMGDLSQQEGDLEQACRLIESCGATEQARQKANDYAAAAQKALEGLPASPLRDLLGEVAAYTVTRQH